Proteins encoded by one window of Engraulis encrasicolus isolate BLACKSEA-1 chromosome 23, IST_EnEncr_1.0, whole genome shotgun sequence:
- the LOC134439921 gene encoding immunoglobulin superfamily member 1-like yields MKLLITIIEFGAGRIVLRNQTVSQGDSVAVQCMAVETKTQSALNMYLYFSPAEIFSSDTEVWDGQTLELRCAIFQNNDDHSGELHMYLCKNGAGIKMDVLTDTQETIFVLENVDKDDSGSYSCVYSKHRHQPWKVTAVGNSIFIHVKDFRPAEISSTSLELWEGATLELRCVIPLRNESYAGELHMYLCKNGVGIGISMVSKEAVIFELPNVHKNDSGNYSCVYSKTKHPVNEVTTTVNNFIIIQVKDFGVGQICIRNPVVSEGGRGEFDCIVLRTEHQKTLFMYLCKDGIGVHTEPVQDNGTAHFTVTQFTKEDSGRYSCVYSVKRHPFTSVRATNENAAIIYVTGPPEMAVHQWWVNVFRLLYSAGVLIAVVVIVAFSRGTRKNLVQATLLWEDKKYLREITQTVHAGSTDIICSEGIHTHDQSMAELPSCGMSSGDPTLICTPHDSPSRGNCPVGPPLEPPLGMRESQDATYSTVNVKPHKDERKSEPCTRQTPEMAQAEVIYSDLKPKDRGV; encoded by the exons ATGAAGCTTCTGATCACTATAATTG AGTTTGGTGCAGGCCGCATTGTTCTAAGGAACCAAACCGTATCTCAGGGAGATAGTGTGGCGGTCCAGTGTATGGCTGTTGAAACCAAAACCCAGAGTGCTTTGAACATGTACCTTT aTTTTAGTCCTGCTGAAATCTTTTCAAGTGATACTGAAGTGTGGGATGGACAAACTCTGGAGCTGAGGTGTGCCATTTTCCAAAATAATGACGACCACAGCGGTGAGCTACATATGTACCTCTGCAAGAACGGAGCTGGAATCAAGATGGATGTGCTCACAGATACACAAGAGACTATCTTTGTGCTAGAGAATGTCGACAAAGATGATTCTGGAAGCTACAGTTGTGTTTACTCAAAACACAGACATCAACCTTGGAAAGTAACTGCTGTTGGTAACTCCATCTTCATCCATGTCAAAG ACTTTAGGCCTGCTGAAATTTCTTCAACATCTCTTGAATTGTGGGAAGGGGCAACTCTGGAACTTAGGTGTGTCATTCCCCTAAGAAATGAGAGCTATGCTGGAGAGCTACACATGTACCTCTGCAAGAATGGTGTTGGAATCGGGATATCAATGGTCTCAAAAGAGGCTGTTATATTCGAACTACCAAATGTTCACAAGAATGACAGCGGGAATTACAGTTGTGTCTACTCAAAAACGAAACATCCAGTCAATGAAGTGACAACCACTGTAAACAACTTCATAATCATCCAAGTCAAAG ATTTTGGTGTGGGTCAAATTTGTATTAGGAACCCTGTTGTATCCGAGGGGGGCCGTGGGGAGTTTGACTGCATTGTTTTGAGGACAGAACACCAGAAAACTTTGTTCATGTATCTTTGCAAGGATGGAATTGGAGTTCATACAGAACCGGTTCAAGACAATGGCACAGCACATTTTACGGTCACACAATTCACAAAGGAAGACTCAGGCCGTTACAGTTGTGTGTACTCAGTAAAGAGGCATCCCTTTACAAGTGTGAGAGCAACAAATGAAAATGCAGCTATCATCTATGTCACAG GTCCACCTGAGATGGCTGTTCACCAGTGGTGGGTGAACGTCTTCCGGCTCTTGTACTCAGCTGGGGTGCTCATAGCAGTGGTGGTTATCGTGGCTTTTTCTCGTGGAACAAGGAAG AATTTGGTGCAGGCCACATTGCTTTGGGAAGACAAGAAGTATCTCAGGGAGATAAC ACAAACAGTGCATGCTGGGTCCACAGACATCATCTGCAGTGAAGGAATTCATACCCATG ATCAAAGCATGGCTGAATTACCAAGTTG TGGGATGAGCAGCGGCGATCCTACTCTGATTTGCACCCCGCATGACTCCCCCTCCAGGGGTAATTGCCCCGTCGGCCCACCCCTTGAACCGCCCTTGGGCATGAGGGAATCTCAAGATGCAACATACAGCACTGTAAATGTAAAACCTCACAAAG ATGAAAGGAAATCTGAGCCTTGTACAAG GCAAACCCCAGAAATGGCACAAGCAGAAGTGATCTACAGTGACCTGAAACCAAAAGACAGAGGTGTGTGA
- the LOC134439922 gene encoding uncharacterized protein LOC134439922, which produces MYLCKNGIGVRMEKFSGSNGVDFKLSQVTQEDTGNYSCVYSEGRLVAHEITTIGQKHVFIQVKEFLSGKIHVTNSVIFEGDSVSLACTGTVTNNRPALHIYLCKNGVGVVKNVVQGKEGVQFTLEQIKKEHSGNYTCVYSFSKYDPPVTVCSISDNPVLIQVEDFTRTDFTQPDLDVGGRSRTWWVNVFRLACSAGVVMAAVAALVDSYVWSKKALHRETPNEDPKRDDDNSTSMGPQTLPE; this is translated from the exons ATGTACCTGTGCAAGAATGGCATTGGAGTCAGGATGGAGAAATTTTCAGGTTCAAATGGAGTGGACTTCAAGCTTTCACAAGTGACGCAAGAGGACACGGGAAACTACAGTTGTGTGTATTCAGAAGGCAGACTTGTAGCCCACGAAATTACAACTATTGGTCAGAAACACGTCTTCATTCAAGTCAAAG AATTTCTTTCGGGCAAAATCCATGTGACAAACAGTGTCATATTTGAGGGTGACAGTGTCAGTCTCGCTTGTACTGGCACTGTCACGAACAATAGACCAGCGTTGCACATATACCTTTGCAAGAATGGCGTGGGAGTCGTCAAGAATGTGGTTCAGGGAAAAGAAGGTGTCCAGTTTACATTGGAACAAATCAAGAAGGAACATTCAGGCAATTACACCTGTGTGTACTCATTTAGCAAGTATGACCCCCCGGTCACTGTTTGTTCAATAAGTGACAACCCCGTCCTCATCCAAGTTGAAG ATTTTACTCGGACAGATTTTACTCAGCCAGATTTGGACGTGGGCGGACGTAGTCGGACATGGTGGGTGAACGTCTTCAGACTGGCGTGTTCAGCTGGAGTTGTCATGGCAGCGGTGGCTGCTCTCGTGGATTCTTATGTCTGGAGCAAGAAAG CGTTGCACAGGGAAACCCCTAACGAAGATCCAAAACGGGATGACGACAATTCCACCTCCATGGGACCACAGACGCTGCCAGAATGA